From Apium graveolens cultivar Ventura chromosome 9, ASM990537v1, whole genome shotgun sequence, the proteins below share one genomic window:
- the LOC141684469 gene encoding late embryogenesis abundant protein Dc3-like has translation MASYQDQSYQAGEAKGLAHEKTGQMADTMKDKAQAAKDKASEMAGSAGDRTVESKDQTSSYVSDKAGVAKEKTGGAMQATKEKAGQMGESAKETAQAGKEKTGGLMSSAAEQVKGMAQGATEAVKNTFGMADAGEEQKTTATTRVTRSSARSD, from the exons ATGGCATCTTATCAAGATCAGAGCTATCAGGCTGGTGAAGCCAAAGGCCTTGCTCAc gAGAAAACAGGACAGATGGCTGATACGATGAAAGACAAGGCCCAAGCAGCTAAGGACAAGGCTTCTGAAATGGCTGGATCTGCCGGAGACAGGACAGTGGAGTCCAAGGATCAGACAAGCAGCTATGTTTCCGACAAGGCAGGCGTGGCCAAGGAGAAAACAGGAGGAGCAATGCAAGCCACAAAAGAGAAAGCTGGTCAGATGGGAGAGTCTGCCAAGGAGACTGCACAAGCCGGGAAAGAAAAGACTGGAGGATTAATGTCTTCTGCAGCTGAGCAAGTGAAGGGGATGGCCCAGGGTGCTACTGAAGCTGTCAAGAATACTTTTGGTATGGCTGATGCTGGTGAGGAGCAGAAGACTACTGCTACCACTCGTGTCACTAGGTCGTCTGCTAGATCCGACTAA